In one window of Kosmotoga pacifica DNA:
- the clpP gene encoding ATP-dependent Clp endopeptidase proteolytic subunit ClpP: MMPVVPYVVENRGRGERIYDIFTKLLSERIIFLGWPIDDEISNIVVAQLLFLESHDPEKDISIYVNSPGGSVTAGLAIYDTIQYIKPDVSTICIGMAASMGAVILAGGTKGKRYALPHSRIMIHQPWGGAEGTARDIEIRTRELLNIRDEVNHILSIHTGQPMEKIEQDTDRDFYMSAQQAVEYGLIDKVIEPKKLKDRG; encoded by the coding sequence ATGATGCCAGTTGTTCCCTATGTAGTTGAAAACAGAGGACGTGGAGAGAGGATTTACGACATCTTCACTAAATTATTGAGCGAAAGAATCATTTTTCTGGGATGGCCTATCGATGATGAAATATCGAATATCGTTGTCGCTCAGCTCCTCTTTCTGGAGTCACATGACCCTGAAAAGGACATTAGCATTTATGTAAATAGCCCCGGTGGTTCCGTTACAGCCGGCCTGGCGATTTATGATACGATACAATATATCAAGCCTGATGTCTCAACCATCTGCATAGGCATGGCTGCTTCCATGGGCGCTGTGATCCTTGCCGGTGGAACAAAGGGAAAGAGGTATGCCCTACCTCATTCGAGGATAATGATTCATCAACCTTGGGGCGGAGCAGAAGGAACGGCACGAGATATCGAGATAAGGACACGCGAGTTATTGAACATAAGAGATGAAGTAAACCATATTCTTTCAATACACACAGGGCAACCCATGGAAAAGATCGAACAAGACACTGACAGGGATTTCTACATGAGTGCCCAGCAGGCGGTAGAATACGGATTGATCGATAAAGTAATTGAACCGAAGAAGCTAAAAGATCGGGGTTAA
- a CDS encoding DUF370 domain-containing protein, giving the protein MADIVNIGFDSYVVVDRIMAVLPAQSSTVKRLKQLGVESGKTVNLTFGKRTKSIIMVDSGHILFSFLPVDKLVEKLFSNQEE; this is encoded by the coding sequence GTGGCTGACATAGTTAATATTGGTTTCGATTCTTATGTCGTTGTCGACAGGATAATGGCTGTTTTGCCAGCTCAAAGCTCCACAGTTAAAAGGTTGAAACAGCTTGGTGTGGAAAGTGGTAAAACGGTTAACCTCACCTTTGGTAAGCGCACAAAGTCGATAATAATGGTCGACAGCGGGCACATATTATTTTCATTTTTGCCCGTTGATAAACTCGTAGAAAAGTTATTTTCAAATCAGGAGGAATAG
- the tdh gene encoding L-threonine 3-dehydrogenase: MKAIVKEKPGIGFTIKEVPVPEELAANEVLVKVKRASICGTDLHIYEWNNWAQQKIRPPQVAGHEFTGEVIKVGPGVTRVSVGDIVVAETHIPCQKCLQCRTGRMHICKDMEILGVDRDGVFASYVRVPEVVLWKVPEGISPEFASIMEPFGNAVHTALVTDLTGKNVLITGAGPIGVMAAAIAKSAGAAKVIVTELKAFRKQLAKKMGADIVLDPREVNVEKEVKRLTDGNGVDFFMEMSGNLNAFKDGLKCTTNGGEVSLLGVFPGEIDIDINSLVIFKGLTLYGITGRRMFETWQIATELLKNKRVDLTPVVTHVLKMEDWEKGIESMLKGEAGKVVLEIE; encoded by the coding sequence ATGAAAGCTATCGTGAAAGAAAAACCAGGTATAGGATTTACCATCAAAGAGGTTCCCGTACCCGAGGAACTAGCGGCCAATGAAGTCCTTGTTAAAGTTAAAAGGGCTTCGATATGCGGAACTGACCTCCATATCTATGAATGGAACAATTGGGCCCAGCAAAAAATACGCCCCCCACAGGTAGCAGGCCATGAATTTACCGGTGAAGTTATAAAAGTAGGACCAGGGGTTACAAGGGTCTCCGTTGGAGACATAGTAGTAGCCGAAACACATATTCCCTGTCAAAAATGTTTGCAATGCCGTACTGGAAGAATGCACATTTGCAAGGATATGGAGATATTGGGAGTGGACCGAGATGGTGTCTTCGCCTCCTATGTCCGTGTGCCTGAAGTGGTTCTCTGGAAAGTTCCAGAAGGTATTTCACCAGAGTTTGCATCCATAATGGAACCTTTTGGAAATGCTGTTCACACAGCCCTCGTTACTGACCTCACAGGTAAGAATGTATTGATAACTGGTGCTGGTCCCATAGGCGTAATGGCAGCAGCAATAGCTAAGAGCGCCGGAGCGGCAAAAGTTATCGTCACAGAACTCAAGGCTTTTAGAAAACAACTGGCAAAGAAAATGGGAGCAGATATAGTACTTGACCCCAGGGAAGTAAATGTGGAAAAAGAAGTTAAAAGGTTAACCGATGGTAATGGCGTAGATTTCTTCATGGAAATGTCAGGAAATCTCAATGCCTTCAAAGATGGTCTAAAATGCACAACAAACGGTGGAGAAGTCTCACTTCTTGGTGTATTTCCTGGTGAGATAGACATAGATATTAATTCCCTCGTCATTTTTAAGGGTCTCACACTCTATGGTATAACGGGGAGAAGAATGTTCGAAACGTGGCAAATAGCTACGGAATTATTAAAGAACAAGCGTGTGGACCTTACACCGGTGGTGACGCACGTATTAAAAATGGAAGATTGGGAAAAAGGCATTGAATCCATGCTGAAAGGCGAAGCTGGGAAAGTGGTACTTGAGATAGAATAA
- a CDS encoding tRNA dihydrouridine synthase — MRKNFEIGLAPMAGYTDSIMRRLSLSWGADFVFTEMLSIDGILRSDKATRKLIPKIPCRVQLFGSEPDKFVQAYNRIAHVTTWIDINAGCPVKKVTKRGAGGALLNDLDRLVEIIRLLKMHTNKPVSVKIRLGWSNNRIMEIVSALVHIKPDAIFIHGRTVEQKYSGKADWDSISRAADLCHESGIPVYGSGDLFMPEAVKRVYEEYPVDGVIIARGAIGNPWIFRQSKDFIESGKYHEPGVKERLEAFVRHLLLLIEEKGEEKGIKESRKFFVGYTRGIPDAAKMRNSYMRLNTLEEIRNFMLFQGIDIESIRDVS, encoded by the coding sequence ATGAGAAAGAACTTTGAGATCGGCCTTGCTCCTATGGCAGGTTATACAGATTCCATTATGCGAAGGCTTTCCCTTTCATGGGGAGCCGATTTTGTTTTTACTGAAATGCTCAGTATAGATGGAATTTTACGAAGCGACAAAGCAACCAGAAAACTGATACCAAAAATCCCCTGCCGTGTTCAGCTCTTCGGAAGCGAACCGGATAAATTTGTCCAGGCATATAACCGCATCGCACATGTTACCACCTGGATAGATATAAATGCTGGCTGTCCGGTAAAAAAGGTGACCAAGAGGGGGGCAGGCGGTGCACTCTTGAATGACCTTGACCGCCTTGTAGAGATAATACGCCTTCTGAAAATGCATACGAATAAACCCGTATCAGTGAAGATAAGACTCGGTTGGAGTAACAACAGGATAATGGAAATCGTCTCTGCATTGGTTCATATCAAACCCGATGCTATCTTCATTCATGGCAGAACAGTAGAGCAGAAGTATTCTGGGAAAGCTGACTGGGATTCTATTTCCCGCGCCGCCGATTTGTGCCATGAAAGCGGCATCCCGGTATATGGTTCCGGTGACCTGTTCATGCCAGAAGCCGTGAAGAGAGTGTATGAAGAATACCCCGTAGATGGCGTCATAATTGCGCGCGGTGCTATAGGCAACCCGTGGATATTCCGTCAATCAAAAGATTTCATTGAAAGCGGGAAGTATCATGAACCAGGTGTAAAAGAACGCCTGGAGGCGTTTGTAAGACATCTACTGTTGCTTATCGAAGAAAAGGGTGAGGAAAAAGGTATAAAAGAATCGCGAAAGTTTTTTGTTGGTTATACTCGTGGTATACCTGATGCAGCGAAAATGCGAAACAGCTATATGAGGTTGAATACTCTTGAAGAAATAAGGAATTTCATGCTTTTCCAAGGAATAGATATAGAGAGTATAAGAGATGTCAGTTGA
- the nadD gene encoding nicotinate (nicotinamide) nucleotide adenylyltransferase, whose protein sequence is MNTWNKKYGIFGGSFDPVHNGHRIIASYALDALGLDFLYVIPALNPPHKNSVNAPFEKRFSWLQRSFSGEKRIVISSYEGKKRGISYTIDTVKHYTEVHGTAPYLIIGEDSLRNITSWYKYQELLKEAFIVVYPRFKRTTIKQVLRSLEPYEKKGIVVLNAPLIELSATEIRQRIRMQKSIMGMVPESIVAEVKAFYEKEL, encoded by the coding sequence ATGAATACATGGAATAAGAAATACGGCATATTTGGCGGATCCTTCGATCCCGTTCATAACGGACATCGTATTATCGCATCGTATGCTCTGGATGCGCTTGGACTTGATTTTCTGTATGTTATTCCAGCCCTTAATCCACCTCACAAAAACAGTGTGAATGCCCCCTTCGAAAAGCGATTCAGCTGGCTCCAAAGGAGCTTTTCCGGGGAGAAAAGGATAGTGATTTCCTCTTACGAAGGAAAAAAGAGAGGGATTTCATATACGATCGACACTGTCAAGCACTACACTGAAGTGCATGGGACTGCTCCCTATTTGATCATAGGTGAAGACAGTTTAAGAAACATTACTTCCTGGTACAAATATCAAGAGCTACTGAAAGAGGCTTTCATAGTGGTGTATCCCCGTTTTAAAAGGACAACAATTAAACAGGTACTCCGATCCCTGGAACCCTATGAAAAGAAGGGAATAGTGGTTCTGAACGCCCCTCTTATTGAGTTATCAGCGACTGAAATTCGTCAGAGGATAAGAATGCAGAAATCAATCATGGGCATGGTCCCTGAAAGTATTGTAGCGGAGGTTAAGGCATTCTATGAGAAAGAACTTTGA
- a CDS encoding calcium/sodium antiporter, whose amino-acid sequence MILIINILLLIAGFALLVKGADYLIDGSVAIARRIGVSELFIGLTIVAFGTSAPELAVSIKAAISGSGIAIGNVLGSNVANVALILGAVAIFQPLKISRSTIRKEIPFVVVASIATGMLLLSGSMALNRYDGIVLLCFFVIFVDYLFAMARDDRILELEEEKAIPHLEHKIGLAILATVGGLVGVVFGSDLVVKSGIELARAFGVSDTLIGVTLVAFGTSLPELVTSITAGIKKKADLAIGNIVGSNIFNLLLVLGVSSVISPIRADRDITQDIVFTLASIVFLLLLSGFRRRKLGRTGGVLLLSLYVAYIYMSLRAG is encoded by the coding sequence ATGATTTTGATTATTAATATACTACTGTTGATTGCGGGTTTTGCTTTGCTTGTAAAAGGTGCGGACTATCTCATAGATGGTTCCGTTGCTATCGCAAGACGGATCGGAGTATCAGAACTATTCATAGGACTCACCATAGTCGCTTTCGGTACCAGTGCCCCCGAGCTCGCCGTGAGTATAAAAGCGGCTATAAGCGGTTCTGGAATAGCGATAGGAAATGTTCTTGGTTCCAACGTCGCGAACGTCGCACTGATACTCGGCGCCGTGGCTATTTTCCAGCCTTTGAAAATTTCCCGCTCGACGATAAGAAAAGAAATTCCCTTTGTTGTTGTGGCATCGATAGCAACTGGTATGCTCCTTCTGAGTGGATCCATGGCACTGAATAGATATGACGGTATAGTACTACTGTGTTTTTTTGTTATATTTGTTGACTACCTCTTTGCGATGGCCAGGGATGACCGTATTCTTGAACTCGAAGAAGAAAAAGCTATCCCTCATTTGGAGCACAAAATTGGATTGGCAATTTTGGCTACTGTCGGAGGTCTTGTGGGGGTCGTTTTCGGTTCTGATCTGGTGGTTAAGTCAGGCATTGAACTTGCCCGGGCCTTTGGAGTGAGCGATACGCTCATTGGAGTTACACTGGTAGCTTTCGGCACTTCTTTACCCGAACTTGTAACATCCATCACAGCTGGAATAAAGAAGAAAGCAGATCTCGCTATTGGAAATATCGTCGGATCCAATATATTCAATTTGCTGCTGGTACTTGGTGTTTCTTCAGTTATTTCTCCAATTCGTGCTGACAGAGACATTACACAGGATATTGTTTTCACATTGGCTTCAATAGTGTTTCTCCTGCTTCTTTCAGGATTCAGGAGAAGAAAGCTTGGGAGAACAGGCGGGGTATTACTTCTGTCACTCTATGTTGCCTACATC
- the mutS gene encoding DNA mismatch repair protein MutS, translating to MSARELTPMMKQYLEIKENYKDCILLFRLGDFYEAFFEDARKVSEALQIVLTSRNGNPMAGVPHHAVDQYVKKLLDAGYKVAICEQVEDPATAKGLVKREVTRVLTPGTLMEDDLLPSETNNYISILGEYKGRLALAISDISTGEVGTSTVMLEDAKDLLEKFRPSQLILQESLVEHKDYLTSGMSNLFVEVFENWNFAHSSSVEYVKRFYGLASLDVLELSETEVTVLGALFKYLEITQFKTFKHLSLPVKLQAPEYMLLDAATIENLSLLPSEKRGSLFETLKETATAMGARLLKKWILTPLTTRPEIEKRLDYVEAFVQDRLLHEEFREFLRRVFDIERIAARLSSGKAVPRDLQSLRSTLQILPYIKELFETNSVFLQIAEEIPDFSYERNLLETALEDEPSASPGDGNVIRAGYNREFDELRELLYSSKEKLQEFEQKEKSRTGINSLKVKYNKVFGYFIEVPKTQLAKIPDDYIRKQTLVNSERFITPELKGFEDKLLSASERIEVMERELFSEICQKLNDSADEFKRVAKILSAADVYQSFATVARKYGYTRPRFSEKRYLLLKNSRHPMVERYIRDFVPNSVVFDEERIFYILTGPNMSGKSTFIRQVALCAIMAQIGSFVPAAEAVLPIYDRVFTRIGARDDVAGGKSTFLVEMMETASILSKATEDSLVVLDEVGRGTSTFDGISIAWAVSEFIYEAIGCHTVFATHFTELTELASMYKGIKNITVAVEETDKGIIFLHKVIEGVAERSHGIEVAKLAGIPQVVLDRAKEILGVIVKSSALDKTVKVLTSEEITKIRKTKKGKMHRNQLSLFEGS from the coding sequence TTGTCTGCAAGAGAACTTACACCAATGATGAAACAGTATCTCGAAATAAAGGAAAACTATAAGGACTGCATACTCCTCTTCCGCTTGGGCGATTTCTATGAAGCCTTTTTTGAAGACGCCAGGAAGGTGTCCGAAGCACTTCAAATTGTACTAACTTCAAGAAACGGTAATCCTATGGCAGGTGTACCTCATCACGCTGTTGATCAATATGTAAAAAAGCTTCTTGATGCTGGATATAAGGTAGCAATTTGCGAGCAGGTAGAAGACCCGGCAACTGCCAAAGGACTTGTTAAGAGGGAAGTTACCAGAGTGCTCACTCCTGGCACCTTGATGGAAGATGATCTGCTTCCATCAGAAACAAACAATTACATCTCAATTCTTGGCGAGTATAAGGGTAGGCTTGCTCTTGCCATTTCAGATATTTCAACGGGTGAAGTAGGAACATCTACCGTTATGCTCGAAGATGCAAAAGACCTGCTTGAAAAATTCAGACCATCGCAGCTGATACTTCAAGAGAGTCTAGTCGAACACAAAGATTATCTTACCTCCGGAATGAGTAACCTATTCGTCGAAGTGTTTGAAAACTGGAATTTCGCACATAGCTCGAGTGTGGAATATGTGAAAAGATTCTACGGTCTTGCTTCGCTGGATGTGCTGGAACTTTCCGAAACCGAGGTAACGGTGCTGGGAGCTCTGTTTAAGTATCTCGAAATTACTCAATTCAAAACTTTTAAACATCTCTCTTTACCAGTGAAACTTCAAGCACCGGAATATATGTTGCTCGATGCCGCAACCATTGAAAACCTTTCACTTCTGCCATCTGAAAAAAGAGGTTCACTATTTGAAACGCTAAAAGAAACGGCAACTGCTATGGGGGCACGACTCTTAAAAAAATGGATTCTCACGCCGTTAACAACAAGACCCGAGATTGAAAAACGCCTGGACTATGTTGAAGCGTTCGTTCAAGATCGCTTGCTTCATGAGGAATTTCGCGAGTTTTTGAGAAGGGTATTTGATATTGAACGCATCGCGGCCAGGCTATCGTCAGGAAAAGCGGTTCCGAGGGATCTTCAGTCCCTCAGATCGACTCTTCAGATACTTCCATATATAAAAGAACTCTTTGAGACCAACAGCGTTTTTCTTCAGATCGCTGAGGAAATTCCTGATTTTTCCTATGAAAGGAATCTTCTTGAGACTGCCCTTGAAGATGAACCTTCTGCGTCACCGGGAGATGGGAACGTCATCAGAGCAGGGTACAACAGAGAATTCGACGAGTTAAGAGAGTTGTTATACAGTTCAAAGGAAAAACTTCAGGAATTCGAGCAAAAAGAAAAAAGCAGGACCGGTATTAACAGTCTCAAAGTTAAATACAATAAAGTCTTTGGCTATTTCATAGAAGTTCCTAAGACACAGCTCGCAAAAATACCTGATGATTACATCAGGAAGCAAACCCTCGTCAATTCAGAACGTTTCATCACTCCAGAACTCAAGGGGTTTGAAGACAAACTTTTAAGTGCAAGTGAAAGGATAGAGGTCATGGAACGCGAGCTGTTCTCAGAAATTTGCCAGAAATTGAACGACAGCGCCGATGAATTTAAAAGGGTTGCTAAAATCCTCTCAGCCGCAGATGTATATCAATCTTTTGCAACAGTAGCGCGAAAATACGGCTATACAAGACCTCGTTTTTCAGAAAAACGATACCTCCTATTGAAAAATTCAAGGCACCCTATGGTAGAAAGATATATAAGGGACTTTGTGCCAAACAGTGTCGTCTTCGACGAAGAGAGAATCTTTTACATTCTAACCGGTCCCAACATGAGCGGTAAATCCACTTTTATCAGGCAGGTTGCACTCTGTGCCATAATGGCACAGATTGGTTCCTTTGTTCCAGCTGCAGAAGCTGTTTTGCCCATATATGACAGGGTGTTCACGAGAATAGGCGCAAGAGACGATGTAGCCGGTGGAAAGTCCACTTTTCTTGTAGAGATGATGGAAACTGCATCTATCCTCTCCAAAGCCACTGAAGATAGTCTCGTGGTTCTCGATGAGGTTGGTAGAGGAACGAGTACATTCGATGGCATCAGCATTGCTTGGGCTGTATCGGAATTTATTTACGAAGCAATTGGTTGTCACACTGTATTCGCTACTCATTTTACAGAGCTCACTGAGTTGGCGAGTATGTACAAGGGTATAAAAAACATCACGGTCGCCGTCGAGGAAACCGATAAAGGCATTATCTTTTTACACAAGGTTATAGAGGGTGTCGCCGAGCGCTCTCACGGCATTGAGGTAGCTAAACTGGCTGGGATTCCGCAGGTTGTTCTCGACAGGGCAAAGGAAATTCTAGGAGTCATCGTTAAAAGTAGTGCTCTCGATAAGACTGTAAAAGTACTGACAAGTGAAGAAATAACCAAGATACGGAAAACCAAAAAAGGTAAGATGCATCGTAACCAGCTCTCTCTATTCGAGGGCAGTTAA
- the obgE gene encoding GTPase ObgE: protein MSKPDSLIDTGRIYVRAGKGGDGAISFRREKFVPFGGPDGGDGGNGGHVFIRATTSKNTLSEFRRKRKFIAPDGENGSGSKMSGKNGESLVIDVPVGTQIYNAETGELIADLKEPGAIVCVARGGKGGKGNVHFATAVNQAPKMAEAGEPGEELFVKLELKLLADVGLIGYPNVGKSTLISVISNAKPKIANYHFTTLVPNLGVVKFGDYSFIVADVPGLIKGAHKGSGLGHNFLKHVERCYLLVHLIDIASIDGRDFVQDYYDIRNELQLHNPELSKKPEIVVANKSDLLIPEELEKRLKYFKTATGKEILPISAATGFNIKELKSTLWNHIKGSKSFFENYRHRKEFKLPKVPPVSSRIPAIDEFKIKKIEENTFAVEGPAVDYYGRKIIMKEKPDTYLLELLEKGGLSAKLKKMGAKEGDTVILNGREYEYME, encoded by the coding sequence ATGAGTAAACCTGATAGTCTTATTGACACGGGAAGAATCTATGTAAGAGCTGGAAAAGGCGGCGATGGTGCCATCTCCTTTCGAAGAGAAAAATTTGTGCCCTTTGGTGGCCCTGATGGTGGAGATGGCGGAAACGGCGGACACGTTTTCATTCGTGCTACTACAAGCAAAAATACGTTAAGTGAGTTCAGGAGGAAAAGGAAGTTCATAGCTCCTGACGGTGAAAATGGTTCAGGTTCCAAGATGAGCGGTAAAAATGGCGAGAGCCTCGTTATTGATGTGCCTGTTGGCACTCAAATATATAACGCGGAAACAGGTGAATTGATCGCTGATCTCAAGGAACCTGGAGCAATCGTCTGTGTTGCACGGGGTGGAAAGGGTGGAAAGGGTAATGTTCATTTCGCAACAGCGGTTAATCAGGCTCCAAAGATGGCTGAAGCAGGGGAACCTGGCGAAGAGCTGTTCGTAAAACTGGAGTTGAAATTACTGGCTGATGTTGGACTGATAGGTTATCCAAATGTAGGGAAATCGACACTCATTTCAGTGATTTCAAATGCTAAACCTAAGATAGCGAATTACCACTTCACAACACTTGTTCCGAATCTCGGGGTTGTTAAGTTTGGAGACTATAGTTTCATCGTTGCTGATGTCCCGGGACTCATCAAAGGAGCACATAAAGGCTCTGGACTGGGCCATAATTTTCTCAAACATGTTGAACGTTGCTATCTGCTGGTGCATTTGATAGATATCGCCTCCATTGATGGAAGGGACTTCGTTCAGGACTACTACGATATAAGAAATGAGTTGCAGCTCCACAATCCAGAACTTTCCAAAAAGCCCGAAATCGTTGTAGCTAATAAGTCTGACTTGCTGATACCTGAGGAACTCGAAAAGAGACTCAAATACTTTAAAACTGCCACTGGGAAAGAAATTCTGCCTATCTCAGCTGCAACCGGGTTCAATATCAAAGAGTTAAAATCAACGTTATGGAACCACATAAAAGGAAGCAAAAGCTTCTTCGAAAATTATCGCCACAGAAAAGAATTTAAGCTACCAAAAGTACCTCCCGTGAGCTCGAGAATACCGGCTATTGATGAGTTCAAAATAAAGAAAATCGAAGAAAACACGTTTGCCGTAGAGGGTCCAGCCGTCGACTATTACGGAAGAAAAATAATAATGAAAGAAAAACCTGATACATATCTGTTGGAACTACTGGAAAAAGGAGGACTTTCAGCAAAATTAAAGAAAATGGGAGCGAAAGAGGGAGATACCGTTATTCTTAATGGGAGAGAGTATGAATACATGGAATAA
- a CDS encoding glycine C-acetyltransferase — translation MFDYSVFAKELKELEENGLLVRIKTLESPQGAWLTINGKKVLNMCSNNYLGFAFRDELKSAAIDAIKKWGVGPGAVRTIAGTLSVHDDLERELAEFKKVEATLVLQSGFNANQAVIPAITTAEDAILSDELNHASIIDGVRLSKAKRYVWKHRDAEDLEEKLKQAREEGARRLLVITDGVFSMDGDLAPLPEIVDKCEKYGAMLMVDDAHGEGVLGSHGRGIVDHFDLHGRVDIEVGTLSKAFGVVGGFVAGKKELIDYLKQKARPFLFSSSLSPAETGAALAAVRILQNDDTPVKKLWENARYFKEKMQAMGFDTGHSETPITPVMLYDAKLSSQFSVRLFEEGIFAQSIGYPTVPKGKARIRVMISAAHTKEDLDFALDKFEKVGRELGVLK, via the coding sequence ATGTTTGATTACAGTGTCTTTGCAAAGGAGCTTAAAGAGCTTGAAGAAAACGGACTTCTTGTTAGGATCAAGACTCTGGAAAGCCCGCAGGGGGCGTGGCTCACAATTAATGGTAAGAAAGTACTCAACATGTGTTCGAACAACTACCTTGGCTTTGCTTTTCGAGACGAATTGAAAAGCGCTGCCATCGATGCCATTAAAAAGTGGGGAGTCGGTCCTGGAGCTGTGAGAACAATAGCCGGTACTCTATCAGTACACGATGATCTTGAACGGGAGCTCGCGGAATTTAAAAAAGTTGAAGCCACTCTCGTCCTTCAGTCAGGTTTCAATGCCAATCAAGCAGTTATTCCTGCCATCACAACCGCTGAAGATGCGATACTCTCAGACGAGTTGAATCACGCCAGCATAATTGATGGTGTCAGACTTTCCAAAGCGAAGAGATATGTGTGGAAACACCGTGATGCAGAAGACCTGGAAGAAAAACTCAAACAAGCCAGGGAAGAAGGCGCGAGGAGACTCCTGGTCATCACTGATGGCGTCTTCTCTATGGATGGTGACCTTGCACCACTACCCGAAATCGTAGATAAGTGCGAGAAGTACGGCGCAATGCTCATGGTCGACGATGCCCATGGTGAAGGTGTTCTGGGCAGTCACGGGCGTGGTATAGTTGATCACTTTGACCTCCACGGTAGGGTGGATATCGAAGTGGGAACTCTTTCAAAAGCTTTTGGAGTAGTTGGCGGCTTTGTTGCTGGCAAAAAAGAGCTTATCGATTACCTGAAACAGAAGGCACGCCCATTCCTCTTTAGTAGCTCTCTCTCTCCTGCGGAAACCGGAGCAGCCCTTGCGGCTGTAAGAATCCTTCAGAACGATGATACACCTGTCAAAAAGCTCTGGGAAAACGCTCGATATTTCAAAGAGAAAATGCAGGCTATGGGTTTCGATACTGGGCATAGTGAAACACCTATTACACCCGTTATGCTCTATGATGCCAAGCTATCTTCCCAGTTCAGTGTAAGACTCTTTGAAGAAGGCATCTTCGCTCAATCGATTGGATATCCAACGGTACCGAAAGGAAAAGCCAGAATAAGAGTCATGATAAGTGCAGCACATACAAAGGAAGATCTTGATTTCGCTCTGGATAAATTTGAAAAGGTAGGAAGAGAACTGGGAGTGCTTAAATAA
- a CDS encoding M24 family metallopeptidase, translating into MDRLLKLREKMEEKELDALLVFNRENSNRASSWYISGFSGSFAVLFITHRSEYIITDSRYFTQASLQTSFKLIPYNGGGIDNLKSLLRQLISEEKIRRLGFESERITHHYFVNLLSDLGVELVISDDIIKALRMVKSQEEIEKIRKAVEVAEDSLLETLNMVRPGVTELEVAARLEYEMRKRGGIPAFETIVVSGERSAIVHGSPSEKKLGDGEFLLIDYGAFVDGYCSDITRTFAIGDPSEEMIEVYNIVYEAQKKAREVARAGIMGVELHSVAGQIISEAGYGEYFGHGLGHGLGMEVHENPVANQINHEPLPAGAVITIEPGIYLPGKFGIRIEDDVLLTEEGCIVLTSLDRELKTL; encoded by the coding sequence ATGGATAGGCTGCTCAAATTGCGCGAAAAAATGGAAGAAAAAGAATTGGATGCTCTGCTAGTTTTCAATCGAGAAAACAGCAATAGAGCTTCAAGTTGGTATATTTCTGGCTTCTCAGGCTCTTTTGCTGTGTTATTTATTACCCACCGTTCGGAATATATTATCACGGACTCCAGATATTTCACGCAGGCGTCATTGCAGACGTCCTTTAAACTGATTCCATATAATGGCGGTGGAATTGACAACCTGAAAAGCTTACTTCGTCAGCTGATCTCTGAGGAAAAAATCAGACGCCTGGGCTTCGAATCTGAGAGAATTACCCATCACTATTTTGTCAACTTACTTTCAGACCTTGGAGTAGAGCTCGTAATATCCGACGATATTATCAAGGCGCTGAGAATGGTGAAAAGTCAAGAGGAAATTGAGAAAATCCGCAAAGCCGTCGAAGTTGCCGAGGATTCTTTGCTTGAAACGCTCAATATGGTCAGACCTGGAGTAACAGAGTTAGAGGTCGCCGCAAGGCTTGAATATGAAATGAGAAAGCGCGGTGGAATTCCGGCTTTTGAGACAATAGTTGTTTCCGGTGAAAGAAGCGCCATTGTACATGGCTCTCCGTCTGAAAAAAAGCTCGGCGATGGGGAGTTTCTTCTGATAGATTATGGAGCCTTCGTCGATGGTTATTGTTCAGATATCACCAGAACCTTTGCCATAGGTGATCCTTCTGAGGAAATGATTGAGGTATACAATATTGTCTATGAAGCGCAGAAAAAAGCGCGTGAAGTTGCCAGAGCGGGAATTATGGGTGTTGAACTTCACAGCGTTGCAGGTCAAATTATTTCGGAAGCCGGTTATGGAGAGTACTTTGGACACGGCCTTGGTCACGGTCTTGGCATGGAAGTTCATGAGAATCCGGTAGCTAATCAGATAAATCATGAACCCCTTCCAGCGGGAGCTGTTATTACCATAGAACCCGGGATATATCTACCAGGCAAATTTGGTATCAGAATAGAGGATGATGTCCTTCTGACAGAAGAGGGTTGTATAGTGCTTACTTCTCTGGATAGAGAATTGAAAACATTATAA